TGATGGCGATGACACCTGCTTGGAGAGAAAGTGATGAAGAGTGCTATCTGGACGAGACTCTCTTCACAGAGTACGTGGACTATCCTATGTGCGCTGTTCAACTGACCGAGGCTCTGTTTGGTTCATAAGAGTGCTATCCTATGTACGTGGACAGCCGGGGTCGAagaggccgaggaggaggcggcggaagTTGGCGACGGCGCAGGGGATGCGGAGCGCGCCCGGGTGTCCGTAGCCGTACTCCTGCGCGGCGCGCCGGAGCAGGGCCTTGAACGCCGGCTGGCCCAGCAGCTCGGCCCGCACGGCGAAGCGCTCGACGGGGCCGCCCTCCTCGCCAACGCACACCGGCACGTGACCCTCCGGCACCCGTGCGCCACGGCCGAGCCTCCGCGCGCCGAagaacgaggaggaggaggccttCGCGGCCGCGTCGGGCCGGAGTGGCTTgtacgcggcggcggcgcaggcgtCTGCCGCGGCGATGCGGGAGAGCCGCCTGAGCAGGCGCTTCATGCTGCCGCTGCTTCGGTCGACGCCGGAGACCTCGAGACTCTTGgaagtggcggcggcggcgggttctTGGCGAGGGACGACACTAGAGGTGTCAGGTGAGAGGACACAAGGTGCTTGTACTGAGGCGGACATAACGAAAGAGCTGGAGGTTGTGCGACGCACAGGTCCTCTTGccattatttttctcttttggcattTACAAATTCTTTGCTCGGAATGGAATGTAGCGCTTATTTTAGCCGGTCTGCTTCGGGTACGCCGGATTGCTTGCCTCTTTTTAAAATTTAACCCCGTTTCATTCTAAATCGAGACAGATGGTGGGGGCCTGTTTGGTTTCAATAAGTCACCTGACTTATAAGTCAGGTGACTGTGACTTTATAAGTCACGCCTGTTTGGTTGTCAACTGACTTATAAGTCACCTGACCACACCTTCCCACCTTCTTTTTTTATGTAAAGGTGGTGGGACCCACATAAAAGGGAGTGACTTATAAGTTTTAAGTTGGGGTGGAGCAACTTATGACTTATAAGTTGGGGTGACTTATAAGTTGGGTTTGTTTGGCAAAATAAGTCACTTTTCGACTTATAAGTTGGTGACTTATTTAGAACCGAAC
This sequence is a window from Aegilops tauschii subsp. strangulata cultivar AL8/78 chromosome 7, Aet v6.0, whole genome shotgun sequence. Protein-coding genes within it:
- the LOC109774152 gene encoding auxin-responsive protein SAUR71, which gives rise to MARGPVRRTTSSSFVMSASVQAPCVLSPDTSSVVPRQEPAAAATSKSLEVSGVDRSSGSMKRLLRRLSRIAAADACAAAAYKPLRPDAAAKASSSSFFGARRLGRGARVPEGHVPVCVGEEGGPVERFAVRAELLGQPAFKALLRRAAQEYGYGHPGALRIPCAVANFRRLLLGLFDPGCPRT